A section of the Bradyrhizobium oligotrophicum S58 genome encodes:
- a CDS encoding aromatic/alkene/methane monooxygenase hydroxylase/oxygenase subunit alpha: MPKLQRRDYYDTARDMNWAFSYVSEDEVFPEELSKSFGIHGEQWWGWDEPYKLTYREYVHNQAGKDDGIYSIRSTIARSNLYDNLDAGWKSAIKAHYGAIPVPEYFASIGEARMARFGRAAAWRNMAAFGTLDECRHGQAQIYFPYCLLGKDPQFDWAHKAMHTNEWGVIAARSLFDDMFTANDAVSTAIQLTFTFETGFTNLQFLGMASDALHVGDIEFGALISSIQTDEASHSQQGEPTLKIMINNGRKAEAQKMVDQMFWRSWKLFALLTGISMDYYTPLESRTMSFKEFMQDWICRQFMDQFKDLGMNVPWYWEEHFLPELDWVHHAYHMGVWFWRPTVWWNPDAGVSAAERDWLEQKYPGWNDRFGKKWDVIGDNVRTGQIEKTYPATLPIVCNCCHIPICSPSIGKAPRITTHNGRKLNFCCEVCEWVWKSQPERYDTHLSIVDRFLAGHIQPPTLEGALQYMGITPDVAGNDAQAYAWNGASRLAAE, from the coding sequence ATGCCGAAGCTGCAGCGGCGGGATTATTACGACACGGCCCGCGACATGAACTGGGCCTTCTCCTATGTCAGCGAAGACGAGGTCTTCCCCGAGGAGCTTTCGAAGAGCTTCGGCATCCACGGCGAGCAGTGGTGGGGCTGGGACGAGCCCTACAAGCTGACCTACCGCGAATACGTCCACAACCAGGCCGGCAAGGACGACGGCATCTACTCGATCCGCTCGACGATCGCGCGCTCCAATCTGTACGACAATCTCGACGCCGGCTGGAAGTCGGCGATCAAGGCGCATTATGGCGCCATTCCCGTCCCGGAATATTTTGCCTCGATCGGCGAGGCGCGCATGGCGCGGTTCGGCCGCGCCGCCGCCTGGCGCAACATGGCCGCGTTCGGCACGCTGGACGAATGCCGCCACGGCCAGGCGCAGATCTACTTCCCTTATTGCCTGCTCGGAAAGGACCCGCAATTCGACTGGGCCCACAAGGCGATGCACACCAACGAGTGGGGCGTGATCGCGGCGCGCAGCCTGTTCGACGACATGTTCACCGCCAACGACGCGGTGTCGACGGCGATCCAGCTCACCTTCACGTTCGAGACCGGCTTCACCAATCTGCAGTTCCTCGGAATGGCGTCCGACGCGCTGCATGTCGGCGACATCGAGTTCGGCGCGCTGATCTCCTCGATCCAGACCGACGAGGCAAGCCATTCGCAGCAGGGCGAGCCGACCTTGAAGATCATGATCAACAACGGCAGGAAGGCCGAAGCGCAGAAGATGGTCGACCAGATGTTCTGGCGCTCGTGGAAGCTGTTCGCGCTGCTGACCGGCATCTCCATGGACTACTACACGCCGCTGGAAAGCCGGACGATGTCGTTCAAGGAGTTCATGCAGGACTGGATCTGCCGGCAGTTCATGGATCAGTTCAAGGACCTCGGCATGAACGTGCCGTGGTACTGGGAGGAGCACTTCCTGCCGGAGCTTGACTGGGTCCATCACGCCTATCACATGGGCGTCTGGTTCTGGCGGCCGACGGTATGGTGGAATCCGGACGCCGGCGTGTCCGCCGCCGAGCGCGACTGGCTCGAGCAGAAATATCCCGGCTGGAACGACCGCTTCGGCAAAAAATGGGACGTGATCGGCGACAACGTGCGCACCGGCCAGATCGAGAAGACCTATCCGGCGACCTTGCCGATCGTCTGCAACTGCTGCCACATCCCGATCTGCAGCCCGAGCATCGGCAAGGCGCCGCGCATCACCACGCATAACGGCCGCAAGCTGAACTTCTGCTGCGAGGTCTGTGAGTGGGTGTGGAAGAGCCAGCCCGAACGCTACGATACCCATCTGTCTATCGTCGACCGCTTCCTGGCTGGCCACATCCAGCCGCCGACACTGGAAGGCGCGCTGCAATATATGGGCATCACGCCCGATGTCGCCGGCAACGACGCCCAGGCCTACGCCTGGAACGGCGCATCCCGCCTCGCGGCGGAGTGA
- a CDS encoding 2Fe-2S iron-sulfur cluster-binding protein: protein MPRITFIEPDGTVRLVDAEPHESAMQAAKRNGVDGIIGECGGSCICATCHCHVDEAWLDRVGPAGDIEADLLEFEAADVRPESRLACQIQITEALDGLVLHVAGRSR, encoded by the coding sequence ATGCCAAGGATCACCTTCATCGAGCCCGACGGCACCGTCCGCCTCGTGGATGCCGAGCCCCACGAGAGCGCCATGCAGGCTGCGAAGCGCAACGGCGTCGATGGCATCATCGGCGAATGCGGCGGCTCCTGCATCTGCGCCACCTGCCATTGCCACGTCGACGAGGCCTGGCTCGACCGTGTCGGTCCGGCCGGCGACATCGAGGCCGACCTGCTGGAGTTCGAAGCCGCGGACGTGCGCCCGGAGAGTCGCCTGGCGTGCCAGATCCAGATCACCGAGGCGCTGGACGGCCTCGTGCTGCACGTTGCTGGCCGCAGCCGCTAA
- a CDS encoding SDR family NAD(P)-dependent oxidoreductase produces the protein MSTIQLHGKRVIVTGAAGGLGRGFAVAFAASGAEVVAADIRLGGAEDTAGLIRDRGGKAHAAEVDVASEASTAALAEFALARMSGVDVLVNNAAIYAGLERRGFEAIAEAEWDRVMRVNVKGVWMMSKAAAPLMRRAGGGAIVNVSSATVMSGSPMWLHYVSSKGAVIAMTRALARELGDDRITVNVIAPGFTLTEASLGLMENAAEYGVSRGALKRAADVDDMVGGALFFASPAAAFITGQTLIVDGGRQFI, from the coding sequence ATGAGTACGATCCAACTGCACGGCAAACGCGTCATCGTCACCGGCGCCGCCGGCGGCCTCGGCCGCGGTTTCGCCGTCGCCTTCGCGGCCTCAGGCGCCGAGGTCGTCGCCGCCGACATCCGTCTCGGCGGAGCCGAGGACACCGCAGGGCTGATCCGCGACCGCGGCGGCAAGGCGCATGCCGCCGAGGTCGACGTCGCCAGCGAGGCCTCCACCGCGGCATTGGCGGAGTTCGCGCTCGCCCGCATGAGCGGCGTCGACGTGCTGGTCAACAATGCCGCGATCTATGCCGGGCTGGAGCGCCGTGGCTTCGAGGCGATCGCCGAAGCCGAATGGGACCGCGTCATGCGCGTCAACGTCAAAGGCGTCTGGATGATGAGCAAGGCGGCTGCTCCGCTCATGCGGCGCGCCGGCGGTGGCGCGATCGTCAACGTCTCGTCCGCGACCGTCATGAGTGGCTCGCCGATGTGGCTTCACTACGTGTCGTCGAAAGGCGCCGTCATCGCGATGACGCGTGCGCTGGCGCGCGAGCTCGGCGACGACAGGATCACGGTCAACGTCATCGCCCCCGGCTTCACGCTCACCGAGGCCAGCCTTGGCCTGATGGAGAACGCCGCAGAATACGGCGTGTCCCGCGGCGCGCTGAAGCGCGCTGCCGATGTCGACGACATGGTCGGCGGCGCACTGTTCTTTGCCTCGCCCGCCGCAGCCTTCATCACCGGGCAGACCCTGATCGTCGACGGTGGCCGGCAGTTCATCTAG
- a CDS encoding HD domain-containing protein: MTHFLRDQDVQIWLAARPWLDVRSNDEHTLISYRLGQALLRIHPEADASVVLPAILMHDVGWKKFPPEQLAAAVGPNPRYPELQRAHEIEGVKIAAEAFARLAIPGLQTEAILAIIDGHDTRKKAISHEDALMKDADKLWRFTGHGVTTIGGWFDTPPKETLAMLESFVLPSMLTDAGTAMAQALIAEGTASAFMADLLHIEVSP; encoded by the coding sequence ATGACGCATTTTCTGCGCGACCAGGATGTACAGATCTGGCTCGCAGCGCGGCCGTGGCTGGACGTCCGCTCCAACGACGAGCATACGCTGATCTCCTATCGTCTCGGCCAGGCGCTGCTTCGGATCCATCCCGAAGCGGACGCTTCCGTGGTGCTGCCCGCGATCCTCATGCACGACGTCGGCTGGAAGAAGTTTCCGCCCGAGCAGCTCGCTGCCGCCGTGGGTCCCAATCCGAGATATCCCGAGTTGCAGCGCGCCCACGAGATAGAGGGCGTGAAGATCGCGGCCGAGGCGTTTGCACGGCTCGCGATCCCGGGGCTGCAGACCGAGGCCATCCTGGCGATCATCGACGGCCACGACACCCGCAAGAAAGCAATCTCGCACGAGGATGCGCTGATGAAGGACGCCGACAAGCTGTGGCGCTTCACCGGCCACGGCGTCACCACGATCGGCGGCTGGTTCGATACGCCGCCGAAGGAGACGCTCGCGATGCTCGAGAGCTTCGTGCTGCCGTCGATGCTGACCGACGCCGGCACCGCCATGGCCCAGGCGCTGATCGCCGAGGGCACAGCATCCGCGTTCATGGCGGATCTGCTGCACATCGAGGTTTCGCCATGA
- a CDS encoding aldehyde dehydrogenase family protein: MNMFIDGRWVSAQSGATFDVLDPATGETIDCVPDAGSADVDAAIRSAETTFQSWKATPVAERARLQKAAARLMRENANELGRLLTRELGRPLAGAITEIQRSAELLDVYAEEGLRLHAEMPLTGVAGEKIIITREPVGVVIAITPFNYPVTLLCFKLGAALMAGCTVVAKPAEDTPLSTLRLAELFQTAGYPTGCFNVVTGRGPDVGMQMIEHPTPRKIAFTGGTRAGKAIAAAAAGTMKRVTLELGGQCPAIVCADADIGAAAAAIARHAFANSGQFCYRVNRVYVERPAYAAFLDALADKVSQLDIGNGLTSNCALGPLVNEKIYRNSERQIADARARGARVLSGGTRLMGGLYDNGWFLPPTIIADADPASLVMTEETFGPVLGVAAFDDRKEALRLANATVYGLAAFVFSRNLATGLTLAERLEAGSVWVNDIQRSNQRAPFGGMKQSGIGREKGRYGVEDYLEYKTIYLTYDAELR, encoded by the coding sequence ATGAACATGTTCATCGACGGCCGCTGGGTCTCAGCCCAGAGCGGTGCAACCTTCGATGTTCTCGATCCGGCCACCGGCGAGACGATCGATTGCGTTCCGGACGCCGGAAGCGCCGATGTCGACGCCGCCATCCGGTCGGCCGAGACGACCTTCCAGTCCTGGAAGGCAACACCGGTCGCCGAGCGCGCACGGCTGCAGAAGGCCGCGGCGCGGCTGATGCGCGAGAACGCCAACGAGCTCGGCCGTCTGTTGACGCGGGAGCTCGGCCGCCCACTCGCCGGTGCCATCACTGAGATCCAGCGCTCGGCCGAATTGCTCGACGTCTACGCCGAGGAAGGCCTGCGCCTGCACGCCGAGATGCCGCTGACGGGCGTTGCCGGCGAGAAGATCATCATCACCCGCGAGCCGGTCGGCGTCGTGATCGCGATCACGCCGTTCAATTATCCTGTGACCCTGCTCTGCTTCAAGCTCGGCGCGGCGCTGATGGCTGGTTGCACTGTTGTCGCCAAGCCTGCCGAGGACACGCCGCTGTCCACCTTGCGGCTCGCCGAACTGTTCCAAACGGCGGGCTATCCAACTGGCTGCTTCAATGTCGTCACGGGCCGCGGCCCTGATGTCGGCATGCAGATGATCGAGCATCCGACGCCGCGCAAGATTGCCTTCACCGGCGGCACCCGGGCCGGCAAGGCGATCGCCGCGGCTGCGGCCGGAACGATGAAGCGCGTCACGCTCGAGCTCGGTGGCCAGTGCCCGGCAATCGTCTGCGCCGACGCCGATATCGGCGCGGCCGCTGCTGCGATCGCGCGTCACGCCTTCGCCAATTCCGGCCAATTCTGCTACCGCGTCAATCGCGTCTACGTCGAACGTCCAGCCTACGCCGCGTTCCTCGATGCGCTCGCCGACAAGGTCTCGCAGCTCGACATCGGCAACGGCTTGACGTCGAACTGCGCGCTCGGCCCCCTCGTCAACGAGAAGATCTACCGCAACAGCGAGCGGCAGATCGCCGATGCGCGCGCCCGCGGCGCACGCGTCCTGAGCGGCGGCACCCGGCTCATGGGGGGCCTCTACGACAACGGCTGGTTCCTGCCGCCGACAATCATCGCCGATGCCGATCCCGCCTCGCTCGTGATGACCGAGGAAACGTTCGGGCCGGTGCTTGGCGTCGCTGCGTTCGACGATCGCAAGGAGGCGTTGAGGCTCGCAAATGCGACGGTCTATGGCCTCGCCGCCTTCGTGTTCTCGCGCAACCTCGCGACTGGACTGACATTGGCCGAGCGCCTCGAAGCCGGCTCGGTCTGGGTCAACGACATCCAACGGTCGAATCAGCGCGCCCCGTTCGGCGGCATGAAGCAGAGCGGCATCGGCCGCGAGAAGGGCCGCTACGGCGTCGAGGACTATCTCGAATACAAGACCATCTACCTCACCTACGACGCGGAGCTGCGATGA
- a CDS encoding HD domain-containing protein yields the protein MLDRPDIGSRYDQVWRISEPYMRARKNDVHIPLSYAYARKLLAHHPDADEDIVSLAIILHDIGWYAIDMKDIIEKGFGPNMMQSDVRFLHESEGVRMSREVLEQADWPETVIVAVGEIIDGHDTRPYPRSLNDRIVRDADKLWRFTTTGVAVACDWFKMTPHQYAARLTTQLALLETEAGRKMAEEALAKTQVALMLDLI from the coding sequence ATGCTCGACAGGCCCGACATCGGCAGCCGCTATGATCAGGTATGGCGCATCAGCGAGCCGTACATGCGCGCGCGCAAGAACGACGTTCATATTCCGTTGTCCTATGCCTATGCCCGCAAGCTGCTGGCACATCACCCGGACGCGGACGAGGACATCGTCTCGCTCGCGATCATCCTGCACGACATCGGCTGGTACGCGATCGACATGAAGGACATCATCGAGAAGGGTTTTGGCCCCAACATGATGCAGTCAGACGTGCGCTTTCTGCACGAGAGCGAAGGCGTGCGCATGTCGCGCGAGGTGCTGGAGCAGGCCGACTGGCCGGAGACGGTCATCGTCGCGGTCGGCGAGATCATCGACGGACACGACACCCGTCCCTACCCCCGCTCGCTCAACGACCGGATCGTGCGCGACGCCGACAAGCTGTGGCGCTTCACCACCACGGGCGTCGCGGTCGCCTGCGACTGGTTCAAGATGACTCCGCACCAATATGCGGCGCGGCTGACGACACAGCTCGCGTTACTCGAGACCGAAGCCGGACGAAAGATGGCCGAGGAAGCGCTGGCTAAGACCCAGGTAGCGCTGATGCTCGACCTGATCTGA
- a CDS encoding PEP-utilizing enzyme encodes MTAHAKFPSPYDLKTPAGAEGWEKLYPYYLQFQNSLRDKEDGKFWFCDSQHWPSPFKPFDAVTVEFAVKCLGQYNTRHYLIPPANGVEYRIHNGYCYMSPVAVAPELIGGRVPHFMERAGYYFQNWDRLLANWDKKVRANIADLEALSFEPLPEAVPLDWITGGVGLDNTYALMETYDRAIQLLYKTWQYHFEFLNLGYAAYLDFFSFMKGQFPTIPDQAIAKMVQGVEVDLFRPDDELKKLAKLAVKLGITEALKSGSVDEALASVGRAPNGAEWLTAWKEAQDPWFNFTSGNGFYSTDKYWIEHLDIPLGYIKDYIVRVQRGEQIDRPTEAIARERDRITSEYAEMLDADARAAFEGKLGLARTVFPYVENHNFYIEHWSMSVFWRKMRELGAIFRDAGFWKEADDLFYLNRQEVRDALFDYGNGWAVGAPAIGPTYWPPEIERRRKILAALATTPPQPALNNPPDVITEPFTIMLWGITTESIGRWLDGAANTTKLSGMAASPGIVEGRARVVRSADELGQIEQGEILVAPVTAPSWAPIFGKINAIVTDIGGMMSHAAIVCREYGLPAVTGTGRASSSIKNGQMLRVNGSTGEVTVLS; translated from the coding sequence ATGACGGCGCACGCGAAATTCCCGAGTCCCTACGATTTGAAGACGCCTGCGGGCGCTGAAGGCTGGGAGAAGCTCTATCCCTATTATCTGCAGTTCCAGAACAGCCTGCGTGACAAGGAGGACGGCAAGTTCTGGTTCTGCGACTCGCAGCACTGGCCGAGCCCGTTCAAGCCGTTCGACGCCGTCACCGTCGAGTTCGCCGTCAAGTGCCTCGGCCAATACAACACGCGGCACTATCTGATCCCGCCGGCCAACGGCGTCGAGTACCGCATCCACAACGGCTATTGCTACATGAGCCCGGTCGCGGTCGCGCCCGAGCTGATCGGCGGCCGCGTGCCGCATTTCATGGAGCGCGCCGGCTACTACTTCCAGAACTGGGATCGCCTGCTGGCCAACTGGGACAAGAAGGTCCGCGCCAACATCGCCGATCTTGAGGCGCTCAGCTTCGAGCCGCTGCCCGAAGCCGTGCCGCTCGACTGGATCACCGGCGGCGTCGGCCTCGACAACACCTATGCGCTGATGGAGACCTATGACCGGGCGATCCAGCTGCTCTACAAGACCTGGCAATATCATTTCGAATTCCTCAATCTCGGTTACGCCGCGTATCTCGACTTCTTCAGCTTCATGAAAGGGCAATTCCCGACCATTCCCGACCAGGCGATCGCCAAGATGGTGCAGGGCGTGGAGGTCGACCTGTTCCGTCCCGACGACGAACTGAAGAAGCTCGCCAAGCTCGCCGTGAAGCTCGGCATCACCGAAGCGCTGAAGAGCGGATCGGTCGACGAGGCGCTCGCCTCGGTCGGCCGTGCACCGAACGGCGCCGAATGGCTGACGGCCTGGAAGGAGGCGCAGGATCCCTGGTTCAACTTCACCTCGGGCAACGGCTTCTACTCGACCGACAAATACTGGATCGAGCATCTCGACATCCCGCTCGGCTACATCAAGGACTACATCGTTCGCGTGCAGCGCGGCGAGCAGATCGATCGGCCGACGGAAGCCATCGCCAGGGAGCGCGACCGCATCACCTCCGAATATGCCGAGATGCTCGACGCCGATGCCCGTGCTGCCTTCGAGGGCAAGCTCGGCCTCGCCCGGACCGTGTTCCCCTATGTCGAGAACCACAATTTCTACATCGAGCATTGGTCGATGAGCGTGTTCTGGCGCAAGATGCGCGAGCTCGGCGCCATCTTCCGCGATGCCGGCTTCTGGAAGGAAGCCGACGACCTGTTCTATCTCAACCGTCAGGAAGTGCGCGACGCGCTGTTCGACTACGGCAACGGCTGGGCGGTCGGCGCGCCGGCAATCGGCCCAACCTACTGGCCGCCGGAGATCGAGCGGCGCAGGAAGATCCTCGCCGCACTGGCGACGACACCACCGCAGCCCGCGCTCAACAATCCGCCCGATGTCATCACCGAGCCGTTCACGATCATGCTCTGGGGCATCACCACGGAAAGCATCGGCCGCTGGCTCGACGGTGCGGCGAACACGACCAAGCTGTCCGGCATGGCCGCCTCGCCCGGCATCGTCGAAGGCCGCGCGCGCGTGGTGCGCTCGGCCGACGAGCTCGGCCAGATCGAACAGGGCGAGATCCTGGTCGCGCCGGTGACGGCACCGAGCTGGGCGCCGATCTTCGGCAAGATCAACGCGATCGTCACCGACATCGGCGGCATGATGTCCCATGCCGCGATCGTCTGCCGCGAATACGGCCTGCCCGCCGTCACCGGCACGGGGCGCGCGAGCTCCTCGATCAAGAATGGCCAGATGCTGCGCGTCAACGGCTCGACCGGCGAAGTCACCGTTCTGTCCTGA
- a CDS encoding PEP/pyruvate-binding domain-containing protein produces the protein MGADAAASFIVPFEAACEDDFPRIGGKCASLARMIAQGVRVPAGFAVATDAYALHLRSNGLEATIRDRLSRIVLDDVDDEEKLSHEIRDAIVIQPMPAAVEQSIRDAYRRMSPDGQLPVAVRSSATAEDLPDASFAGQQDTYLWVVGEDAVVEKVKACWASLFNARAISYRAENGLGQIDVLMSVGVQKMVNASAAGVAMTLDPINGDRTKIVIDSAFGLGEPVVSGEITPDNFVVEKVLLQVIKQRISEKDFELVADRAARRTVERVIAPERRTLPSLTNAQVLAVARLAKSLERSMGCPQDVEWAIDADLPEDENLVALQSRPETVWSQKKKQTTAVYETGIAGVLGTLLAPVQAKR, from the coding sequence ATGGGCGCCGACGCAGCCGCATCCTTCATCGTGCCGTTCGAAGCCGCATGCGAGGACGACTTCCCGCGCATCGGCGGCAAATGCGCAAGCCTTGCGCGCATGATCGCGCAAGGCGTGCGCGTGCCCGCGGGATTTGCGGTCGCGACCGACGCCTATGCCCTGCATCTGCGAAGCAACGGGCTCGAAGCCACGATCCGCGACCGCCTGTCGCGGATCGTGCTCGACGATGTCGATGACGAGGAAAAGCTCTCGCACGAGATCCGCGATGCGATCGTGATCCAGCCGATGCCGGCTGCAGTCGAGCAGTCGATCCGCGACGCCTACCGCCGGATGTCGCCGGACGGCCAGCTGCCGGTCGCGGTGCGCTCCTCGGCGACCGCCGAGGATTTGCCCGATGCCAGCTTTGCCGGCCAGCAGGACACCTATCTCTGGGTGGTCGGTGAGGACGCCGTCGTCGAGAAGGTCAAGGCGTGTTGGGCCAGCCTCTTCAATGCGCGCGCCATCTCCTATCGCGCCGAGAACGGGCTCGGCCAGATCGACGTGCTGATGTCGGTCGGCGTCCAGAAGATGGTCAATGCGTCCGCCGCAGGCGTGGCCATGACGCTCGATCCGATCAACGGCGACCGCACCAAGATCGTGATCGATTCCGCCTTCGGACTCGGTGAACCCGTAGTCTCCGGCGAGATCACGCCGGACAATTTCGTCGTCGAGAAGGTGCTGCTGCAGGTGATCAAGCAGCGCATCTCCGAGAAGGATTTCGAGCTCGTCGCCGATCGCGCAGCACGCCGCACCGTCGAGCGCGTGATCGCGCCGGAGCGTCGCACGCTGCCCTCCCTGACCAATGCCCAGGTGCTCGCCGTCGCGAGGCTTGCCAAGTCGCTCGAGCGCAGCATGGGCTGCCCGCAGGACGTCGAATGGGCGATCGATGCCGATCTTCCCGAGGACGAGAACCTGGTCGCGCTGCAGAGCCGGCCCGAGACGGTCTGGAGCCAGAAGAAGAAGCAGACGACGGCGGTCTACGAGACCGGCATCGCCGGCGTGCTGGGGACCTTGCTCGCCCCGGTCCAGGCCAAGCGGTGA
- a CDS encoding cytochrome P450 → MPGSAAQLARCPYSDAAKDFDPFEMRDPFPFYEWARAEAPVFFSDELKYFVVARHADIKAVFDDWRTFSSENAQAPLRPMCEEGKRIMREGGFTAYSGLSARVPPDHTRIRKLVQGCFGPRRFRAIEPEIKAIVNQAIDGFADRGHADFFREFAYDVPALVLFKLVGVPNMDVPRVKSWAVSRALLTWGDLSDDEQIVHAHNMVEYWNYCRELVRQRHDDPTDDLPGDLVRLQKDGAEISDEEIAGVLYSVLFAGHETTTTLMANGMRELLQRRENWEAIIAEPRLIPTAVEESLRFSPSIVAWRRRALKDARIGGMPVPKDSNILLLIGSANRDETVFSAPARFDVRRSDARSHLAFGYGIHTCVGQQLARIEFAIALGELTRRLPGLRLAADQSIDFVHNISFRVPTALRIEWDMA, encoded by the coding sequence ATGCCAGGTTCGGCAGCTCAGCTGGCGCGGTGCCCCTATAGCGACGCCGCAAAAGACTTCGATCCCTTCGAGATGCGCGATCCGTTCCCGTTCTATGAATGGGCCCGCGCCGAGGCGCCGGTCTTCTTTTCCGACGAACTGAAATATTTCGTGGTCGCGCGCCACGCCGACATCAAGGCTGTGTTCGACGATTGGCGTACATTCTCGTCGGAGAACGCCCAGGCCCCGCTTCGCCCGATGTGCGAGGAGGGCAAGCGCATCATGCGCGAGGGCGGCTTCACCGCCTATTCCGGCCTGTCCGCCCGCGTACCGCCCGATCACACCCGCATCCGCAAGCTGGTCCAGGGCTGCTTCGGACCACGTCGATTCAGGGCGATCGAGCCGGAGATCAAGGCGATCGTGAATCAGGCGATCGATGGCTTTGCAGATCGCGGCCATGCCGACTTCTTCCGCGAATTTGCCTATGACGTGCCGGCGCTGGTGCTGTTCAAGCTGGTCGGTGTTCCCAACATGGACGTGCCACGCGTGAAATCCTGGGCGGTCAGCCGCGCGCTGCTGACCTGGGGCGACCTCAGCGATGACGAGCAGATCGTGCATGCGCACAACATGGTCGAGTACTGGAACTACTGCCGGGAGCTCGTGCGTCAGCGCCACGATGACCCGACCGACGATCTGCCCGGCGACCTGGTACGGCTGCAGAAGGACGGCGCCGAGATCAGCGACGAGGAGATCGCCGGCGTTCTCTATAGCGTTCTGTTCGCCGGTCACGAGACCACGACGACGCTGATGGCCAACGGCATGCGCGAGCTGCTGCAGCGTCGCGAGAACTGGGAAGCCATCATCGCAGAGCCGCGGCTCATTCCGACCGCGGTCGAGGAATCGCTGCGCTTCAGCCCGTCGATCGTGGCCTGGCGCCGGCGCGCGCTGAAGGACGCCCGGATCGGTGGCATGCCGGTGCCGAAAGACTCCAACATCCTCCTGCTCATCGGCTCCGCCAATCGCGACGAGACCGTGTTCTCCGCGCCGGCCCGCTTCGACGTCCGGCGCAGTGACGCAAGAAGCCATCTGGCGTTCGGCTATGGCATTCACACCTGTGTGGGCCAGCAGTTGGCGCGCATCGAGTTCGCCATCGCGCTGGGCGAGCTGACCCGCAGGCTCCCGGGCCTGCGGCTGGCCGCGGACCAGAGCATCGATTTCGTTCACAACATCTCGTTTCGCGTGCCGACGGCACTTCGGATCGAATGGGACATGGCCTGA